GCGCTAGTCTTGGCGACGTGCTGAGCATCGACCGGTCGATCGTTGACGCGATCGTCGCCCACGCCCGTCGGGACCACCCCGACGAGGCCTGCGGCGTGGTCGCCGGCCCGATCGGCGGCGACACTCCGACCCGGCACATCCCGATGGAGAACGCCGCCCGCTCGATGACGTTCTACGAGTTCGACTCGATGGAGCACCTGCGGGTGTGGCGCGAGATGGACGACCGCGACGAGGAACCGGTCGTGATCTACCACTCGCACACCGCCACCGAGGCGTACCCCTCGCGGACGGACATCTCCTTCGCCGGTGAGCCCGGCGCCCACTACCTGCTCGTCTCCACCCGCGAACCCGACACGGAGGAGATCCGTTCCTTCCGCATCGTGGACGGGGTGGTCACCGAGGAGCCGGTGCGGATCCTCGACGCCGGGGTGGACCCGCACGCCGTGCAGTCGTACATGTTCGGGCAGAGCCCGGCGACGGTCGACTACGAGTGTTCGGGTCGCTGATCCCCTTCAGCACCCGCACGCCCTTTCCCGTCACCGAGCACACCTGATCGAGGAGTACGACAGACATGGCCATCGAGGTTCGCATCCCCACCATCCTGCGCAGCTACACCGGCGGCGCGAAGGTCGTCGAGGGCAGCGGTGACACGCTGGCCGACCTGCTCAGCGACCTGGACTCCCGGCACGCCGGGCTGCGGGGCCGGCTGGTCACCGAGGCCGGCGCGCTGCACCGCTTCGTCAACGTCTACGTCAACGACGAGGACGTCCGGTTCCTGGGCGCGCTGGACGCCAAGCTGAACGACGGCGACAGCGTCACCATCCTGCCCGCCGTGGCCGGTGGCGCGTTCGGCTTCGCGGCCGCTGCGGCGATCAGCCAGCACAGTGCGGCCGCTGCGGCGACCAGCCAGCACCGCGCGCCCGTGGCCGGGCTTCGCGCGCCCGTCGCCGCGAGCTGAGGCGGCCGCGATGACGCGGTACGACAGCCTGCTGGACGCCTGCGGCGGTACGCCCCTGGTGGGGCTGCCCCGACTGTCGCCGACGGTGCCCGACGGGGCACCGCCGGTGCGGCTGTGGGCGAAGCTCGAGGACCGCAACCCGACCGGCAGCGTCAAGGACCGGGCCGCGATGTTCATGGTGCGGGCCGCCGAGGAGTCCGGCAAACTCCGGCCCGGCGACACGATCCTTGAGCCGACCAGCGGCAACACCGGCATCTCGCTGGCCATGGTGGCGAAGCTGCGCGGCTACCGGCTGGTCTGCGTGATGCCGGAGAACGTCTCGACCGAGCGGGTGCAGCTGCTCCGGATGTACGGCGCGGAGATCATCTTCTCGCCGGCGGCGGGCGGCTCCAACCAGGCGGTGGCCACCGCGAAGCAGATCGCCGCCGAGCATCCGGACTGGGTCATGCTGTTCCAGTACGGCAACGAGGCGAACGCCCGGGCGCACTTCGAGACGACCGGCCCCGAGCTGCTGCACGACCTGCCCACGATCACCCACTTCGTGGCCGGGTTGGGCACCACCGGCACGTTGATGGGGACCGGGCGCTACCTGCGCGAGAAGGTCGAGGGCATCCAGATCGTCGCGGCCGAGCCGCGCTACGGCGAGCTGGTCTACGGCCTACGCAACATCGACGAGGGGTACGTCCCGGAGCTCTACGACGCGACCGTGCTCAACCGGCGGTTCTCCGTCGGCACCCGGGACGCGGTACTGCGTACCCGGCAGTTGGTGGAGGTGGAGGGTCTGTTCGTGGGCTTCTCCACCGGGGCGGTGCTGCACGCCGCCCTGGCCGTGGCGCACGAGGCGGTACGGGACGGCCGCCGTGCCGACGTGGCGTTCGTGGTCAGCGACGGCGGCTGGAAGTATCTCAGCACCGGGGCGTACGGCGGCACTCTCGCCGACGCGGAGGACGCCCTGGAGGGGCAGCTCTGGGCCTGAGCCCGGCGACATCGACGAGGGTCATCGGCGTGATGCCGGTGGCCCTCGTCGCGTCGGACGGTCCGGATCAGCCGGTCCGGTAACCCGGGCTCGATCGGATGGGCGGAACGGGTGTCACGTTGGTGACAACTTCCAGCGGATCATTCTTGCGTTCCGGCGCGCGGGCGTAGGCTGCGCAGCGTGGCGTACGCGTCGGTATTGATCATCTCCGGAGCGGCGACCGGCTCGATCGCTACCTATCGTGACAGCGAGACAACTCGATGCGACTGACCGTCCTGGGCTGTGCGGGCAGCTTCCCCGGACCCGAGTCCCCGTGTTCGGCCTATCTGGTCGAGGCCGAGGACTTCCGGCTCCTGGTGGACTTCGGCCCGGGCTCGTTGTCCACCCTCCAGCGGTACGCCGGGCTGCACGCGCCGGACGCCATCCTCCTGACCCACCTGCACTGCGACCACATCCTCGACGCCGCGTCGTACGTGGTGGTCCGGCGGTACGCCCCGGACGGCCCGTACCCGCCGCTGCCGGTGTACGCCCCGGCCGGTGCCCCGGACCGGCTCGCCACCGCGTACGGGCAGGAGGACAGCACGGTCGAGGACGTGTACCAGTTCTACGCGCTGGAACCCGGCACCTTCCCGATCGGCCCGTTCACCGTCACCGTCGACCGGGTGCTGCACCCGGTGGAGACGTACGGCGTGCGGTTGGAGCACGGCGGCCGGACGCTCTGCTACTCGTCGGACACCGCCCCCTGCGAGGCGTTGCTGCGGTTGGCCCAGAACGCCGACGCCTTCCTCTGCGAGGCCAGCTACCTGGACGGCGTGGACAATCCACCCGATCTGCACCTCACCGGACGGGAGGCGGGCGAGGCGGCGGCCAAGGCCAACGTGGGACGGCTGCTGCTGACCCACCTGGTGGCCGCCTGGGGCAGCGAGGCGCACACCGTCACCTCGGCGGCGGCCGCGTACAGCGGCCCGCTGGACGTGGTCCGACCGGGCGCCAGCTACGACATCTGAGCCTGCGCCGGGAGCGGGCAGCGGGGTCGTCGACCGGACTCTAGGATCGCCCGGTGACCGACCCCTCCGCCGGCCCACCCGATCCGCGTCCCGCCGACCGGCCGGCTTCTCCCGCGCCGGGCCGGCCGCCCGCCGGGCCGTACCCTCCGGCGTTCGTGCCGCACCCGCCGGGCGCCTGGGCACCCCCACCGGGCCCCGGAGCGTACGGTCCTCCGCCACGCCCCGGACCGTTCCCACCGGCGCCGGCACCGCGTCAGCGGCCCCGCACCGGCCTGGTGGTGGGTCTCCTGATCGGTGTCGCCGCGTTGCTGCTCGCGCTCTGCTGCTGCGGCGTGTTCGCCTACAAAGGGTGGTACCAACCGCGTCAGCTTCAGGAGCAGCGGGAGGAGTTGGTCGAGACGGCCGGCGTGCCGCCGGGGTCCACCGTGTCGACCGTTCGGCGAGCGACAGGCGGGTCGGCCTGGTGACCCTGGTCGTCGGTCGGCACGACCGAGTCGCCCCGACGGCACCCGGGGACGGTCCGATCGTGGCACCGCATAGGGTGCAGGCATGGCGCGACCTGACGGGCGGGAGCCCGACCGACTCCGACCGGTGACCCTGACCCGTGGCTGGAGCAGCCACCCGGAAGGCTCCGTGCTGGTGGAGTTCGGCGCGACCCGGGTGCTCTGCACGGCGAGCGTCACCGAGGGCGTGCCCCGCTGGCGCCGGGGCTCCGGGCTGGGTTGGGTCACCGCCGAGTACGCGATGCTGCCCCGTGCCACGAACACCCGTTCCGACCGGGAGAGCGTCAAGGGGCGGGTCGGTGGGCGTACCCACGAGATCTCCCGGCTGATCGGTCGGAGCCTGCGCGCGGGCATCGACCTCAAGGCCCTCGGCGAGAACTCGATCGTGCTGGACTGCGACGTCCTGCAGGCCGACGGCGGCACCCGGACCGCCGCGATCACCGGCGCGTACGTGGCGTTGCACGACGCGGTGAGCTGGCTCGCCGACCGCAAGGCCCTGGCCGGCAAGCCGGAGAAGGTGATGCACCGGTCGGTGTCGGCGGTCAGTGTCGGTGTGGTGTCCGGTGAGCCGCGCCTGGACCTGTGCTATGACGAGGACGTGGCCGCCGAGGTCGACATGAACGTGGTCTGCACCGGCACCGGGGACTTCGTCGAGGTGCAGGGCACCGGTGAGGCCGGCGTCTTCGCCCGCGAGCAACTGGACGCGCTGCTCGACCTGGCGGTCGCCGGCTGTCTGGACCTGGCCGAAGCCCAGCGCGCGGCTCTCCTGTGAGGGCCGTCGCGAGCGAACGTGAGCTTGCGAGCCCCACAGTCGCGAGCGAAGGAGAGGTCTATCCATGAACAAGGTCCTGCTCGCCACCCGGAACCGCAAGAAGCTCGTCGAGCTGCAGCGGATCCTCGACGGTGCGCTCGGCGCGCACCGGGTCGCCCTGATCGGGCTCGACGACGTCGAGGCGTACCCGGAGCTGCCGGAGACCGGGCTGACCTTCGGCGAGAACGCGCTGATCAAGGCGCGGGAGGGCTGTCGGCGTACGGGTCTGCCCACCGTCGCCGACGACTCCGGGCTGGCCGTGGACGCGCTCAACGGCATGCCGGGCGTGTTCAGCGCCCGCTGGGCCGGGCGGCACGGTGACGACCAGGCCAACCTCCAGCTCGTCCTGGACCAGATCGGCGACGTGCCGGACGAGCACCGGGGTGCCTCCTTCGTCTGCACGATCGCGTTGGTGCTGCCCGGTGGCAAGGAGCACCTCGTGGACGGCCGTCAGGCGG
Above is a window of Verrucosispora sp. NA02020 DNA encoding:
- a CDS encoding Mov34/MPN/PAD-1 family protein → MLSIDRSIVDAIVAHARRDHPDEACGVVAGPIGGDTPTRHIPMENAARSMTFYEFDSMEHLRVWREMDDRDEEPVVIYHSHTATEAYPSRTDISFAGEPGAHYLLVSTREPDTEEIRSFRIVDGVVTEEPVRILDAGVDPHAVQSYMFGQSPATVDYECSGR
- a CDS encoding MoaD/ThiS family protein, which gives rise to MAIEVRIPTILRSYTGGAKVVEGSGDTLADLLSDLDSRHAGLRGRLVTEAGALHRFVNVYVNDEDVRFLGALDAKLNDGDSVTILPAVAGGAFGFAAAAAISQHSAAAAATSQHRAPVAGLRAPVAAS
- a CDS encoding PLP-dependent cysteine synthase family protein, which gives rise to MTRYDSLLDACGGTPLVGLPRLSPTVPDGAPPVRLWAKLEDRNPTGSVKDRAAMFMVRAAEESGKLRPGDTILEPTSGNTGISLAMVAKLRGYRLVCVMPENVSTERVQLLRMYGAEIIFSPAAGGSNQAVATAKQIAAEHPDWVMLFQYGNEANARAHFETTGPELLHDLPTITHFVAGLGTTGTLMGTGRYLREKVEGIQIVAAEPRYGELVYGLRNIDEGYVPELYDATVLNRRFSVGTRDAVLRTRQLVEVEGLFVGFSTGAVLHAALAVAHEAVRDGRRADVAFVVSDGGWKYLSTGAYGGTLADAEDALEGQLWA
- a CDS encoding MBL fold metallo-hydrolase gives rise to the protein MRLTVLGCAGSFPGPESPCSAYLVEAEDFRLLVDFGPGSLSTLQRYAGLHAPDAILLTHLHCDHILDAASYVVVRRYAPDGPYPPLPVYAPAGAPDRLATAYGQEDSTVEDVYQFYALEPGTFPIGPFTVTVDRVLHPVETYGVRLEHGGRTLCYSSDTAPCEALLRLAQNADAFLCEASYLDGVDNPPDLHLTGREAGEAAAKANVGRLLLTHLVAAWGSEAHTVTSAAAAYSGPLDVVRPGASYDI
- the rph gene encoding ribonuclease PH, translating into MARPDGREPDRLRPVTLTRGWSSHPEGSVLVEFGATRVLCTASVTEGVPRWRRGSGLGWVTAEYAMLPRATNTRSDRESVKGRVGGRTHEISRLIGRSLRAGIDLKALGENSIVLDCDVLQADGGTRTAAITGAYVALHDAVSWLADRKALAGKPEKVMHRSVSAVSVGVVSGEPRLDLCYDEDVAAEVDMNVVCTGTGDFVEVQGTGEAGVFAREQLDALLDLAVAGCLDLAEAQRAALL
- the rdgB gene encoding RdgB/HAM1 family non-canonical purine NTP pyrophosphatase, producing the protein MNKVLLATRNRKKLVELQRILDGALGAHRVALIGLDDVEAYPELPETGLTFGENALIKAREGCRRTGLPTVADDSGLAVDALNGMPGVFSARWAGRHGDDQANLQLVLDQIGDVPDEHRGASFVCTIALVLPGGKEHLVDGRQAGRVLRAPRGEGGFGYDPIFLGDGQDRTNAELTPQEKDGVSHRGKALRELAALIAKVLPATP